A region from the Aphis gossypii isolate Hap1 chromosome 1, ASM2018417v2, whole genome shotgun sequence genome encodes:
- the LOC114124811 gene encoding E3 ubiquitin-protein ligase HECTD1 isoform X2: MADVDPETLLEWLNMGQGDERDMQLIALEQLCMLLLMSDNVDRCFEVCPPRSFLPALCRIFLDESAPDSVLEVTARAITYYLDVSAECTRRIVAIDGALKAICNRLVITDIFSRTNKDLAEQCCKVLELICTREAGAVFEAGGLSSVLLFISDVGSCVHKDTLHSAMTVVSRLCTKMEPNEASLPTCVESLSTMLKHDDSHVSDGALRCFASLSDRFTRRGIDPAPLAQHGLLNELILRLSSAAGPTVTNIGTPGLNANTSTTEVKSSQSISTVISLLTTLCRGSKSVSHDLFRSNLADAIEKALKGDERCCLDTMRLVDLLLVLLLEGRDAVSWSTVACTSNNPLLPKLRRLDSSAEKSQRHLIDCIRSKDTEALMEAVNSGAIDVNFVDEVGQTLLNWASAFGTQEMVEYLCSKGADVNKGLRSSSLHYAACFGRPSIAKILLKNGANPELRDEEGKTPLDKARERMDEGHREVAAILESPEWLMSSKNEIVQSNESKEPKGDPEMAAIYLKRLMPVFCHTFQSTMLPSIRRTSLSLIKKMVHYIKPDWLEDICRPDSPNNLAPLLVEVLATVLDNEEDDDGHVIALQTIYDLLNKCQNIFLDHFARLGVICKVQQLIGPDSNPEKDNDQQIDSKNFLIEDAKEILPGHAYHWKDWFFCRGRDCLYAWNDYVVLELSNGSNGWFRFMINDKLSTMYSSGSPEGQPDTNKTRVSDQPSTDENKTEFIEKYLKAKVFVKLNTVSQPILSTPGLNRIAVGNWILISKKDCELSIQNSDGLQQITTLIYGTNGFSFQSNRGNQHMFTALIPLKSDFTSGWETVKKANIVTATSESIGQKIRKQAQEIFDTFFKAAQAQPRGVVARLSKIVRAIELAIQNQSSVIKDSSNKDFWASALCKAVLDLKKLLMEDEGSVSAYEIYSSGLVEVLLKLLTISSLEQGDDAVELQKLRIDIFVKCFKEKKNEKGMETCASVLVQKLISVLESIERLPVYLYESPGAFHGLQILSRRIRFRLEKAVKETTLVDRTGRGLRMEPLTTVQQLEKHLLKMVAKQWYDHERITYNYVKKLKDKNNLPMKFKHYYDFDKNGVLYWIGTNGKTSVDWVNPGQYGLMLVQSSDGRNLPYGQVEDILSRDSVAINCHTNDDSKAWFSIDLGLFIIPTDYTLRHARGYGRSALRNWLFQMSKDGTNWTTLYTHIDDTALNEPGNTATWSIEINDKEETQGWRHIRIQQNGKNASGQTHYLSLSGFEIYGNVTGVCEDLGKAAKEAEASLKRQRRMFKAQMYKQMVTGARVMRGIDWKWRDQDGNPPCVGTVTGDLHNGWIDVVWDHGVTNSYRMGAEGKYDLRLVSESQPTSASSKMFKNIPNATLSSIMTRMSSSTPILPEASNDNNTIVSVTNTDQMSSAENLAVKQAAQQFTDSIMSVMRMEPSAVTPPTTNTLDNSLRIVVHPTPSVDLATIVESTSNDETQQNIENNKKNSNCFEEEFLPALGRVKPTYRRSSVTSLVHTLQSIQIDTPPNNKVNSKEKPILIMHHNTSDASNTQTQDLSTDTLINNANNSAFNTEICSPNNLDLEKENKKEENRNNSSNHMSVSVPNLASNAPPRSQGDIPLQKPLAETYAPYQKYRNFDRNNSHNNQTQVPNHMPQRVPTSVSSLVRLALSTNFPSGLLQTAQSYPSLSANNTSNNSCSITTIANRTFCVGEALTMSLASTSSDSEQVSLEDFLDSVRAPALFAELEDDEEIVEDDDIPDDDENEDEQEYEEVMVSRNLLSMEDEAFAAQQHAAIESIVGADRCGNPYKRRSWDDDYVLRREFTALIPAFDPRPGRTNVNQTSDLEVIAPPDDENDEIPDVFTENSSAVNNQTSLPRIKLTLKGPNLPGIKDVEVELKDSNWTIFHAVQKLAQLADLGSRQEKSRRIWEPTYTIIYEELTNDDQRLSAGPDNQWDSDLPIFSTRTQLSNTGCTVDHVLQLLRQLHNLSINPMISLLKPYTDDFFEALIKDDGELTNSEIFNSKKMTNKLVQQIQDPLVLSSGALPSWCEHLNLSYSFLFPFETRHLYFNCTAFGPSRSIVWLQSQRENVERHRTGSSLPLRREEEYRVGRLKHDRVRIPRGENILAWGRQLMRAHIDRQTVLEVEFMGEEGTGLGPTLEFYSLIAAEFQRKDLCMWMCNDEMPEETRQCIWLEEGAKPPGYYVRRTGGLYPAPLPQDSPCCDRAVKHFWFLGMFLAKVLQDNRLIDLPLSLPFLKLLTKAKNNESGRVLNESDLFDIDEEQAMFIQDLKMLILAKEKILLDQSLSDEEKKKQIKNLQFQCGQTGKVHLENLSLSMIYLPSSYCFPFTYINLVEDGLSQDVNMDNVEQYVSLLTDFILEKGIKRQMDALKAGFCRVFSNEKLNAFTPLEVRQMLCGQQEPEWTREDLLNYTEPKLGYNKESPGFLRLVNVLEQMNSEERKSFLQFTTGCSSLPPGGLANLYPRLTVVRKVDAGAGSFPSVNTCVHYLKLPEYPDELTLRERLLAATLEKGFHLN; the protein is encoded by the exons ATGGCTGACGTTGATCCAGAAACTCTTCTGGAGTGGCTTAACATGGGCCAGGGCGATGAAAGAGATATGCAACTTATAGCACTAGAACAGTTATGCATGTTACTATTGATGTCTGATAATGTTGATAGATGTTTTGAAGT atgtcCACCTCGCTCCTTTTTACCAGCACTTTGTCGGATATTTCTCGATGAAAGTGCTCCTGATAGTGTACTTGAAGTGACTGCTAGAGCAATAACTTATTATCTAGATGTATCTGCTGAATGTACTAGACGTATTGTAGCAATTGATGGTGCATTAAAAGCAATTTGCAATCGACTAGTAATTACAGATATATTTTCAAGAACTAATAAAGATTTAGCTGAACAATGTTGTaaa GTATTGGAATTAATATGTACTCGTGAAGCAGGTGCTGTTTTTGAGGCTGGTGGCCTTAGTTCTGTATTATTGTTCATTAGTGATGTTGGATCTTGTGTACACAAAGATACTCTACATTCTGCTATGACTGTAGTTTCTAGATTATGTACTAAAATGGAACCTAATGAAGCATCATTACCAACTTGTGTTGAGTCTTTATCTACAATGCTTAAACATGATGACTCTCATGTTTCTGATGGCGCTTTGAGATGCTTTGCTTCATTATCTGATAGATTTACACGTCGTGGAATTGATCCAGCTCCTCTAGCGCAACATGGACTTTTAAATGAATTGATACTTCGATTATCTTCAGCAGCTGGACCTACAGTAACAAATATAGGAACACCTG GTCTAAACGCAAATACTTCAACTACTGAAGTTAAATCTTCTCAATCTATATCTACAGTTATAAGCTTGTTAACTACTCTTTGCCGTGGATCTAAATCTGTATCtcat GATTTATTTAGATCTAACTTAGCTGATGCAATTGAAAAAGCTCTAAAAGGTGACGaaag atgttGTTTGGATACTATGCGTTTAGTTGATTTATTACTAGTGTTACTTCTTGAAGGGCGTGATGCAGTATCATGGAGTACAGTAGCATGTACAAGCAATAATCCTTTATTACCAAAACTTCGACGTTTAGATTCTAGTGCTGAAAAATCTCAACGCCATTTAATTGATTGTATCAGAAGTAAAGATACAGAAGCATTAATGGAGGCTGTAAATTCTGGtg CAATCGATGTAAACTTTGTGGATGAAGTTGGTCAAACATTACTAAACTGGGCTTCTGCATTTGGTACTCAAGAAATGGTAGAATATTTGTGTTCTAAAGGAGCTGATGTCAATAAAGGTCTTAGGTCATCATCATTGCATTATGCTGCTTGTTTTGGAAGACCCTCTATAGCTAAAATTCTTCTAAAAAATGGTGCTAATCCAGAACTTAGAGATGAAGAGGGAAAAACTCCATTAGATAAAGCACGAGAAAGAATGGACGAAGGACATCGTGAAGTCGCTGCTATATTGGAATCTCCTG AATGGTTGATGTCTtccaaaaatgaaattgttcaGTCAAATGAATCTAAAGAACCAAAAGGAGATCCAGAGATGGCTGCAATTTATCTTAAACGTTTAATGCCTGTCTTTTGTCATACTTTTCAATCAACTATGCTTCCATCAAtcag aaGAACATCTctttctttaattaaaaaaatggttcattatattaaaccaGATTGGTTAGAGGATATATGTAGACCTGATTCTCCAAATAATCTTGCCCCTTTGTTGGTTGAAGTACTTGCTACCGTTCTTGATAATgag gAAGATGATGATGGACATGTCATTGCTTTACAAACCATTTATGACCTTTTGaacaaatgtcaaaatatatttcttgacCATTTCGCACGTCTGGGAGTTATTTGTAAGGTACAACAGCTTATTGGACCTGATAGTAATCCAGAAAAAGATAATGACCAGCAAAttgattcaaaaaat TTTCTAATTGAGGATGCTAAAGAAATACTACCAGGTCATGCATATCATTGGAAAGATTGGTTTTTCTGTCGGGGACGAGATTGTCTTTATGCTTGGAATGACTATGTTGTCTTGGAGTTATCAAATGGTAGTAATGGTTGGTTCAGATTTATGATCAATGATAAATTGTCTACAATGTATTCCAGTGGAAGCCCCGAAGGACAACCAGATACAA ATAAAACTAGAGTTTCTGATCAACCATCTACAGAtg aaaacaaaactgaatttattgaaaaatatttaaaagccaAAGTGTTTGTTAAGCTTAATACTGTGAGCCAACCAATTTTAAGTACTCCAGGTTTAAATAGAATAGCAGTTGGTAACTGGAttcttatttcaaaaaaagattGTGAACTAAGCATACAAAACTCTGATGGCttacag caaattacaacattaatttatgGAACCAATGGATTTTCTTTTCAATCTAATCGTGGTAATCAACACATGTTTACTGCTCTGATACCACTTAAAAGTGATTTTACCTCAGGTTGGGAAACAGTTAAAAAGGCAAATATAGTAACAGCAACATCTGAAAGTATTGGACAAAAA ATTCGTAAACAAGCACAAGAAATATTTGATACTTTCTTTAAAGCTGCTCAAGCTCAGCCAAGGGGTGTTGTTGCAAGGTTAAGCAAAATTGTTAGAGCCATTGAATTAGCTATTCAAAATCAA TCTTCTGTTATCAAAGATAGCTCCAATAAAGATTTTTGGGCATCAGCTCTTTGCAAGGCAGTATTAGActtgaaaaaattgttgatgGAAGATGAAGGCAGTGTTTCggcatatgaaatatatagcAGTGGTTTAGTTGAAGttttattgaaacttttaaCAATCAGTAGTCTTGAACAAGGCGATGATGCTGTAGAATTACAGAAACTTAGGATtgacatttttgttaaatgtttcaaa gaaaagaaaaatgaaaaaggaATGGAGACTTGTGCTTCTGTTTTAGTGCAAAAGCTGATATCTGTTTTAGAATCCATTGAAAGATTACctgtatatttgtatgaatCACCTGGTGCTTTTCACGGGTTACAA ATATTATCAAGACGTATAAGATTTCGTTTGGAAAAAGCTGTAAAAGAAACCACTCTTGTTGATCGTACAGGTAGAGGCTTAAGAATGGAACCTCTAACAACTGTGCAGCAACTTGAAAAACatctattaaaaatggttGCAAAACAGTGGTATGATCATGAACGTATCACATATAATTACGTTAAGAAActcaaagataaaaataatttaccgaTGAAATTCAagcattattatgattttgataaaaatggtGTCTTATATTGGATTGGAACAAATGGAAAAACTTCGGTAGATTGGGTTAACCCAGGTCAATATGGGTTAATGTTAGTTCAATCTTCAGATGGTCGTAATTTACCATATGGTCAAGTAGAAGATATTCTAAGCAGGGATTCTGTTGCAATTAACTGTCATACTAATGATGATAGCAAGGCATGGTTTTCTATTGACTTaggattatttataattccaaCTGATTATACACTTAGGCATGCTAGAGGTTATGGCCGTTCTGCTCTACGAAATTGGTTATTCCAA atgTCTAAAGATGGCACTAATTGGactacattatatacacacattgaTGATACAGCATTAAATGAACCAGGAAATACTGCTACTTGGTCCatagaaataaatgataaGGAAGAAACACAGGGTTGGCGGCATATTAGAATACAACAGAATGGTAAAAATGCATCAGGGCAAACACATTATCTTTCATTATCTGGTTTTGAGATTTATGGAAATGTTACTGGTGTATGTGAAGACTTGG GTAAAGCTGCTAAAGAAGCAGAAGCTAGTCTAAAACGTCAAAGACGTATGTTCAAGGCTCAAATGTATAAGCAAATGGTGACTGGTGCTCGGGTTATGCGTGGTATTGATTGGAAATGGAGAGATCAAGATGGAAATCCACCTTGTGTAGGGACAGTTACTGGAGACTTGCACAATG GTTGGATAGACGTTGTGTGGGATCATGGAGTTACAAACTCGTACCGAATGGGTGCTGAAGGAAAGTATGATCTACGGCTAGTCAGTGAATCCCAACCTACATCTGCCT cttcaaaaatgttcaaaaacatTCCAAATGCAACTTTATCTAGCATTATGACAAGAATGTCTAGTTCTACTCCTATTTTACCTGAAGCatctaatgataataacacCATTGTTTCTGTAACCAACACAGATCAAATGTCTTCTGCAGAGAATTTGGCAGTAAAG caagCTGCACAACAATTTACTGATAGCATAATGTCAGTCATGAGAATGGAACCCTCTGCAGTTACTCCACCAACTACAAATACATTAGATAACTCACTCCGGATAGTAGTTCATCCAACTCCTTCCGTTGATCTCGCTACAATTGTTGAATCTACATCAAATG atgaaactcaacaaaacattgaaaataataaaaaaaatagtaactgTTTTGAAGAAGAATTTTTACCAGCTTTAGGAAGAGTCAAACCAACTTATAGGCGTAGTTCTGTTACTAGTTTAGTTCACACATTACAATCCATTCAAATTGATACACCTCCAAACAATAAA gtaaattcaaaagaaaagccAATACTAATTATGCATCATAATACATCAGACGCTTCCAACACTCAGACACAAGATCTATCTACTGatacattaataaacaatgCAAATAATTCAGCATTTAATACAGAAATTTGTAGTCCAAAcaatttag AtttagaaaaagaaaataaaaaggaaGAGAACCGAAATAATTCTTCAAATCACATGAGTGTTAGTGTTCCAAATTTAGCATCTAATGCACCACCCAGATCACAAGGAGATATTCCATTACAAAAGCCTTTAGCTGAAACCTATGCTCCATATCAAAAGTATAGGAATTTTGATCGAAacaatagtcataataatCAAACTCAAGTCCCTAATCATATGCCTCAACGAGTACCGACTTCAGTATCCAGTCTTGTTCGTTTGGCTCTATCTACTAATTTtccaa gtGGTTTACTTCAAACAGCACAAAGTTATCCTAGCTTATCGGCTAATAATACTTCTAATAATTCATGTTCTATAACTACCATTGCAAATAGAACATTTTGTGTTGGTGAAGCTCTAACTATGAGTTTAGCATCTACATCAAGTGATAGTGAACAAGTCAGTTTAGAA GATTTTTTGGACAGTGTTCGTGCTCCAGCCTTATTTGCAGAACTTGAGGATGATGAAGAAATTGTTGAAGATGATGATATTCCAGATGATGATGAAAATGAAGATGAACAAGAATATGAAGAGGTAATGGTCTCCAGAAATCTACTTAGTATG gaagATGAAGCATTTGCAGCCCAACAGCATGCTGCTATTGAAAGTATTGTGGGTGCTGATAGATGTGGTAATCCATATAAAAGACGTTCGTGGGATGATGATTATGTGCTTAGAAGAGAATTCACAGCATTGATACCAGCCTTCGATCCCCGGCCAGGGCGTACTAATGTTAATCAAACATCTGATTTAGAAGTTATTGCTCCACCCGATGATGAAAATGATGAAATTCCTGATGTTTTTACTGAAAATTCAAGTGCTGTTAACAACCAAACATCATTACCAAGAATTAAGTTGACTTTAAAAGGACCTAATTTGCCAGGA atTAAAGATGTAGAAGTTGAGCTCAAAGATTCTAATTGGACAATTTTTCATGCTGTACAAAAGTTGGCTCAATTGGCAGACCTTGGTAGTCGGCAAGAAAAATCTCGACGAATTTGGGAACCTACTTATAC aatCATATACGAAGAATTAACCAACGATGATCAAAGACTCAGTGCAGGTCCTGATAATCAATGGGATTCtgatttacctatattttctACAAGAACACAATTAAGTAATACAGGTTGTACTGTTGATCATGTACTTCAACTGTTAAGGCAGCTTCATAATCTTTCCATTAATCCAATGATCTCTTTACTTAAACCATACACTGATGACTTCTTTGAAG CTCTTATTAAAGATGATGGAGAGTTGACAAacagtgaaatatttaatagcaaAAAAATGACTAATAAACTTGTTCAACAAATTCAAGATCCTTTGGTATTAAGTTCGGGTGCACTTCCATCTTGGTGTGAACATTTAAACCTttcttattcatttttgttccCATTTGAAACAagacatttgtattttaattgcacTGCATTTGGGCCATCtag atcTATTGTATGGTTACAATCTCAGCGAGAAAATGTTGAACGACATCGCACTGGTTCAAGTCTTCCACTTAGACGTGAAGAAGAGTACAGAGTTGGTCGTTTAAAACATGATCGAGTTCGTATACCACGTGGTGAAAATATACTTGCATGGGGTAGGCAACTTATGCGCGCTCATATTGATCGACAAACCGTATTGGAAGTTGAGTTCATGGGTGAAGAAGGTACTGGATTAGGTCCCACATTggaattttattcattaattgctGCTGAGTTTCAACGAAAAGATCTCt gcaTGTGGATGTGTAATGATGAGATGCCCGAAGAGACCCGTCAATGTATTTGGCTTGAAGAAGGAGCCAAACCACCTGGCTATTATGTTAGACGAACTGGTGGACTTTACCCAGCCCCATTACCTCAAGATTCACCATGTTGTGATAGAGccgtaaaacatttttggttCCTTGGCATGTTCCTAGCAAAAGTTCTTCAAGATAATCGTTTAATTGATCTTCCATTATCATTGCCATTCCTAAAACTTTTAACTaaagcaaaaaataatga atccGGTAGAGTGCTGAATGAATCAGACTTGTTTGACATTGATGAAGAGCAAGCAATGTTTATACAAGATTTAAAGATGTTAATTTTGgctaaagaaaaaattctattaGATCAATCATTGAGCGATGaggaaaaaaagaaacaaattaaaaacttacaatTTCAGTGTGGTCAAACTGGCAAAGTGCATCTAGAAAACCTGAGTTTGAGCATGATTTATTTACCATCATCTTACTGTTTCCCATTTACCTACATTAATTTAGTTGAAGATGGTCTTAGCCAGGATGTTAACATGGATAATGTAGAGCAATATGTTAGTTTATTGACTGATTTTATATTGGAGAAAGGTATTAAGAGACAAATGGATGCACTAAAGGCAGGTTTTTGCCGTGTATTCTCAAACGAAAAGTTAAATGCATTTACTCCACTTGAGGTTAGACAAATGTTATGTGGCCAACAAGAACCAGAATGGACTCGAGAAGATCTGTTGAACTACACTGAACCCAAATTAGGATATAATAAAGAaag tcCTGGATTCTTACGTTTAGTAAACGTTTTGGAGCAAATGAATTCTGAAGAACGTAAATCATTCTTACAATTTACTACTGGTTGTTCGTCATTACCACCAGGAGGTTTAGCCAATCTATATCCAAGGCTTACTGTGGTCCGTAAAGTTGATGCTGGTGCAGGTAGTTTCCCATCAGTAAACACTTGTGTCCATTACTTGAAATTACCAGAATATCCTGATGAACTTACATTGAGGGAACGCCTGTTGGCGGCAACACTTGAAAAAGGTTTCCATCTCAACTAA